One Nonomuraea angiospora DNA segment encodes these proteins:
- a CDS encoding DEAD/DEAH box helicase, with the protein MPVSRLKDVAGGRLRIGALQEAGYTTVLSVLEATPYELQKLPGVGQQTRWQAQRAAESIARATRQSCTAHIDVDNRDAETTRLLVALYRLVAVGPELPRARRTAGAVVRRLNELIPQARPISGWLRRILSGSRRRTRAAQAAEQIAGLLADETETRLLITQATTDLLRPSPDGTLAWIDFEIRAADYYNLLAELSALAPSDRAAAEGFLPDDLAERVRGQELDDTLRRVSLRGYQAFGARFALAQRRVILGDDMGLGKTIQAIAALAHLHARGTTHSLVVCPASVLINWLREIETRSSLKAYRLHGDERPLAHVAWLERGGVAVTTFDALHTLNTVPQVGMLVVDEAHYVKNPQTRRSKAVARWCQEVGTVLFMTGTPMENRLEEFRALVDHLQPGLFGQVELGETTDRAQEFRRAVAPVYLRRNQKDVVTELPDLVHMDEWEEFSSADAAAYRDAVKSGKFMAMRRAAYAVPEESAKLERLRELVDKAAHAELKVVVFSYFRDVLAAVGHAIDSPVHGPLSGDLEPGRRQEVVDAFTAAQGHAVLLAQIQTGGVGLNLQAASVVIICEPQVKPTLESQAVARAHRMGQVRRVQVHRLLTPDSMDERLIEIMHGKAKLFDAYARRSHLAESTPDAVDISDEKLADRIVREERQRLTTAKPAVPNTNDLA; encoded by the coding sequence ATGCCGGTGTCTCGGCTGAAGGACGTCGCTGGTGGCCGGCTGCGGATCGGAGCGCTGCAGGAGGCCGGCTACACCACTGTGCTCAGCGTGCTGGAGGCGACGCCGTACGAGCTGCAGAAACTGCCCGGGGTCGGGCAGCAGACCCGATGGCAGGCGCAACGAGCAGCCGAGAGCATTGCGCGAGCCACGAGGCAGTCCTGCACTGCCCACATCGACGTCGACAACCGGGATGCCGAAACCACCCGGCTGCTCGTCGCGCTGTACCGGCTGGTCGCCGTCGGGCCCGAACTGCCGCGCGCCCGCCGCACGGCCGGGGCGGTCGTACGGCGGCTGAACGAGTTGATCCCCCAGGCCCGCCCCATCAGCGGCTGGTTACGCAGGATCCTGTCCGGAAGCCGCCGCCGCACCCGCGCGGCGCAGGCCGCGGAGCAGATCGCCGGCCTGCTCGCCGATGAGACCGAGACAAGGCTGCTCATCACCCAGGCCACCACGGACCTGCTGCGCCCGTCGCCGGATGGGACGCTGGCGTGGATCGATTTCGAAATCCGCGCGGCCGACTACTACAACCTGCTGGCGGAGCTCTCGGCCCTGGCGCCGTCGGATCGGGCCGCCGCCGAGGGCTTCCTGCCCGACGATCTGGCTGAGCGGGTCAGAGGGCAAGAGCTCGACGACACCCTGCGGCGGGTCTCGCTGCGCGGCTACCAGGCGTTCGGCGCCCGGTTCGCGCTCGCCCAGCGCCGGGTGATCCTCGGTGACGACATGGGCCTGGGCAAGACGATCCAGGCGATCGCCGCTCTGGCACACTTGCATGCGCGGGGCACGACGCATTCTCTGGTGGTCTGCCCGGCCAGCGTGCTGATCAACTGGCTGCGCGAGATCGAAACCCGCAGTTCCCTCAAGGCCTATCGGCTCCATGGCGACGAGCGCCCCTTGGCCCACGTCGCGTGGCTCGAACGCGGCGGAGTCGCGGTCACCACGTTCGACGCGCTTCACACGTTGAACACCGTGCCACAGGTGGGGATGCTCGTCGTCGACGAGGCGCACTACGTGAAGAACCCGCAGACCCGCCGCTCCAAGGCCGTCGCCAGATGGTGCCAGGAGGTCGGCACGGTGCTGTTCATGACCGGCACACCGATGGAAAACCGCCTAGAGGAGTTCCGCGCCCTCGTGGACCACCTCCAGCCCGGGTTGTTCGGCCAGGTCGAGCTGGGTGAGACGACCGATCGGGCACAGGAGTTCCGCCGCGCCGTCGCGCCCGTCTACCTGCGACGCAACCAGAAGGACGTGGTCACGGAGCTGCCCGATCTGGTCCATATGGACGAGTGGGAGGAATTCAGCTCGGCCGACGCCGCCGCTTACCGGGACGCGGTGAAGTCGGGCAAGTTCATGGCGATGCGCCGCGCGGCCTACGCGGTACCCGAGGAGTCCGCCAAGCTGGAACGGCTGCGCGAGCTGGTCGACAAGGCGGCTCACGCCGAGCTCAAGGTCGTCGTGTTCTCCTACTTCCGCGACGTGCTCGCCGCCGTCGGCCACGCCATCGATTCTCCGGTTCATGGGCCACTCAGCGGCGACCTGGAACCGGGACGCCGCCAGGAGGTGGTCGACGCGTTCACGGCGGCTCAAGGTCACGCGGTGCTGCTCGCGCAGATCCAGACGGGCGGGGTAGGGCTCAACCTCCAGGCGGCATCCGTCGTGATCATCTGTGAGCCCCAGGTCAAGCCGACTTTGGAAAGCCAAGCCGTGGCCCGCGCGCACCGCATGGGGCAAGTACGGCGCGTGCAGGTACACCGCCTGCTCACACCCGACAGCATGGACGAACGCCTGATAGAGATCATGCACGGTAAGGCCAAGTTGTTCGACGCCTACGCCAGACGCAGCCACCTCGCCGAGTCAACCCCCGACGCCGTCGACATCTCCGACGAAAAGCTGGCCGACCGGATCGTCAGGGAGGAACGGCAACGCCTCACCACCGCGAAACCCGCGGTCCCCAATACTAATGATCTTGCGTAA